Part of the Passer domesticus isolate bPasDom1 chromosome 8, bPasDom1.hap1, whole genome shotgun sequence genome is shown below.
ggggggtggtggtggcggcagaggcagcctggaggagcagagccctgtgtcccccaggagccgaaagtggggagcccagagaggggggagcgccgccattggcgggagcctgcagaggctggagaggggcaggggggactccttggagcccctgcagcccagagcagagaatgagggagaagggagcccaaaagggagcccaaaaagccccggcacccctgaatgggcagagtgaagagggggcagcttttgggattgctgggactgccagcagcctggggagggtgggcaccgaggagaagggggacccccaatgcaagcgtgaccccagcagctgggacaggggagcccctgaacagcagaggggagggactggggtggggaactcctggggagggtttttcagcactgaatcttggtgtttgggaggtttttctgcaGCCTTGGTTGCtggtgacttgtagagatggACTTAGGCAGAAAGACCTTCAAACTGTacgtgctcatcccttgttttccccaaaccaggatttcccattgccACTTCTtgtgaggctgtgaggaagatgtccctggacactgaggcaggtgaggaggaagtcagtgcccctttcctctgtctcctgctccatctcccagcccagcacagcccctgctgcaggacagcctgggggcatctccttgcccttgtctgtggcccggaggcaaatgccatcctgtccttgtccttcctcccccagagcaggagctgaggatggagagcagggaggacaaatccccgcggcagaacctcatggcagaggccattttgagcCGCTCCACagcgcaggaacccaacggggaggaaaagccccggagatgccgcacgaggaggggctgcaaacacagatcacggggatctgagggggaaagagccagcctgggccgggaaggcggccggagatggagccagagctcggagctggtggtccacaaggaggttcctgatggggagaagccccacaagtgcttggagtgtgggaggGGCTTCCAGATAAGCTCCAACctgatccagcaccagagaacccacactggggaacggccctacgagtgtgatcagtgcaggaagaggtttcagaccagctcaaATCTCCTCGTGCAccagcgcacgcacacagaggagaggcccttccgttGCCCtgactgcgggcagggcttcaggcagagctcccatCTTGTCcggcaccggcgcatccacactggggagaggccccatgagtgtgaggaatgtgggaagagcttcagggaGAGCTCCACCctgatccagcaccagaggacccacactggggaacggccctacgagtgtggggagtgtgggaagagattcGGACATTGCGCCAACCTCCTTGTCCACCAaaagatccacactggggagaggccctacgagtgttctgagtgtgggaaggggtttagGATTAGCTCTGATCTCCTCCAGCACTATCGGATTCACAtggaggagaggcccttctgctgccccgactgtggGCAGGGATTCAAGCGCAACTCcaacctcgtcacccaccggcgcatccacactggggagaggccctacgagtgtccccagtgtgggaagagcttctcacAGCGCTCTCACTTGACCagacaccaacggaggcactggtgagggaagccctgcgagtgccccgagtgcgggaagagcttcgtgtgctgctccagctccatcccccactgcaggacccacgctgggcacagccctggtgacccacatttcctgtgatccatggtgggaacacatctggctgctcctccttttggtttggccttaatgttttttttctcttctcaatcTTTGCAGTCCAAAAGCCAAGTGGGATGGGTCTGTTACTTCAGAATAACTCAGCCCCACTGAAAACAACTCAATTGTTGAATGAAGGCTCAATAGCACCAGGGATTTGCTTCTTCCCACCTCAAAAAACTCAATCCCACAACCAAGTCACTCGACTCCAAAGCCACCAGGCTGACATGGGGTTAGAATGACACTGGGAGAAGTGGGATCCCAGTTTAGTGAGGAGGTACGGGGATTGCATGGGGCTGGGTGTGTGAGATGTATTTGAtagcaaataaaactttcagacTTACTGCTTTCTTCCCGtccatgctcagtcccttgcagttctgtttgcagagtgccGCCTCCCAGAGTGTCCCCTCACAGTTGCCGCCCTTGGCCTGAGcccgcccctttcccctcaccgTTCcgtcctttccttgccccctttcccctcacggttccgtcctttccttgccccctttcccctcacggttcccgccctttccttgccccctttcccctcacggttccgccctttccttgccccctttcccctcacggttccgtcctttccttgccccctttcccctcacagttcccaccctttccttgccccttttcccctcatgGTTCAGCCTTCAGGAGAACCTTCAGGAacgggaaaggaggaggaggaggagggagggaggaagaggccgagcagcagcagaagaggagagggagaatCTCGTGGCCCTGATGGTCCCTGaagccgccgcagccccgggagcaTCGCCCCCCATCCCGCaggtgcccggggagggggagcaCGGCCCGAATATCCCGGGGGTGCCTGgctttggggctttttgggggggatgtttgcagctggcagggctccaaagcagcccagagcagagaatgaggggagaagggagcccaaaagggagcccaaaaagccccggcacCCCTGAATGGGCAGAGTGAAGAGgtggcagcttttgggattgctgggactgccagcagcctggagagggcgggcaccgaggagaagggggacccccaatgcaagcgtgaccccagcagctgggacagggggaactccgaagagcagaggggagggacaagggacagggagCTCTTGGTAGGATTTTTAGGGCTGAaccttggtgtttgggaggtttttctggaacCCAGATGGCCGGTGACTTCTCGAGGTGGGCTCGGGCAGACGGACCTTCAAATTCAACGTGCTCATCCCTTCTTTTCCTCAAACCATGATTTCTCATTGCCAACCCCTGGGAGGCtgtgagaaagaggaaaatgccCTTGAGACagtgaggcaggtgaggaggaagtcagtgcccctttccccctctctcctgctccatctcccagctcagcacagcagaacctcgtggcagagaccattttgagcggctccacggtgcaggaacccaacgggcaggaaaagccccggagatgccgcacgaggaggggctgcaaacacagatcacggggatctgagggggaaagagccagcctgggccgggaaggcggccggagatggagccagagctcggagctggtgctccatgagcagctccatgatggggagaagccccacaagtgcgaggagtgtgggaagagcttcaggtgcagctccagcctgatcAGGCACCAGGTGATCCACagtggggaacggccctacgagtgtggggaatgcaggaagagcttcagacTTCGCACCAACCTGATCTACCACCAAAATATCccctctggggagaggccctacgagtgttccgagtgtgggaaggggttttgGATCCGCTCCCATCTTTTCTGGCACTAtcggattcacacagaggagaggcccttctgctgccccgactgcgggaagggcttcaggcACAACTCCaccctcgtcacccaccggcgcatccacactggggagaggccctacgagtgtccccagtgtgggaagagcttctccagcagcgcaacttgaccagacaccaacggaggcaccggtgagggaagccctgtgagtgccccgagtgcgggaagagctttgcccctacagctcccaagtgtgtccagagaaactgcaaggagaggctcacctctgtcaggggaacccctctgtgcacagggacccccactcctggggtggctgtgccagggacccccAGTCCTGGCGACGTGGATCAAGTGGAAACAACCACTttccaaaatgctgcctgtgcctgaagcaaatgcaaggagaattggggtgtgaaaaataatatttgtttattacataaaaagagcagcaaaaatgcagaatacatttacattgtaagaatatttgtaacaacaacaatcgatagaacatatatacataaaaacctacctagcaaaactatgggaaacgtatttacagaTGTCAAAAATAGCCCTACAATCTACAttctaaagaacaacaacaaactgtagaacatatatacacaagggtggtgtctctgtctgtgctgtccatcgcacctggaagaaaagcaaatgccacggtcactccagtcaggcacagagggctcttgcatgtgcccccaggctggcacatgctggcacagcagcaagactctgctaccagaactgggcctggctgggtctgggacaGAGCTTGTGTGGAgaaaagcaggcacaggacaggctgtggatggccaccagaatccagtgcactgggtacaatgtccctgagcagggagcacccagcccagccccagcctggcagcaggagacccactctgcctgtcctgctgctggcattgctcttcatgccaagatcagggcctcttcctcacctttttaatcaatgtccatgtcctcaatggactcttccatatccacatccatctcttcctcctCAGTCACATCCacgtccatctcttcttcctcatccacatccacatccatcttTCCCTCTCCAGGATCTTCTCCAtctatttccatctcctcctccgtATCAATCTTTGTATCtacctccatgtcctcctctctgtctgggacagcctgcagaggtagcaaaacctcagagtggggtccctgtcccactccatgcccacagagctccagcccacccgggcaggtgggggatgtccacctccatggaatggcaccataccttcctcagaacaaagaggagcatcctgcagggctggatgacaaaatccaggcactcaggagctgtcaggactGAATGGGTTATCAGGGGGCAGGTgaaaagcagagtgggcaggagcagggtgaagagcatGCGAACACAACGAACAacggttgtgttgtgccctttgctgggcgctggacgttccagctgcagcgcgggctgtgacatcacagttcccaggcttcatctgaagtggacactggagaccatttaatgatggagtccctgaacggttgggcttggaagggagcctgaagaacaacatcttgttcccagctgagcagtcttcccccagagcgtgctgctcagagccctgttcccaaggatggggcatgcacagcctctgtgcacagcctgggccagtgccccaccagccccagtggaaaagagcagcttccttagatgcagcttcaatcaacctgctgcagttgaaagccaatccccccttgtcctgtcagcacaggccctgttgaacactctgtccccttctttcctgcgggacccttccagtcctgcacagccacagggaggcctcccagtgtctcctctctccaggctgagcatccccagccccacttgcccagcagtctgtcacatcagggccagtcaaggctgaagggtagcaaatagcatcaggaactgagagatgcaagctttagacccaggtttgcctctaaatgtacaaaattaataacagtggaggggaagatggtgggacactggttctgttctaactggtgatttatttttcttcttttctgtcatgctgacccagatttttctgtttgaaaggaagcttggcacaatgtccattgtcttctccatttgtgaaacaccaagcggagtctgggcaggctgatatgcagagcaaagcctGAAAATacactagtgatcctgagcctgggggatgcagatAAACCCAGCcaaaggaatttctggaaagctgatcctggtttacattatcttgagtttggctttggcaacttcaccagtcatttatgaaaaaccaaacaaaaaactcaaaccaaatcagacaaaaacccaagcaatcaatcaaacaaacacacccagcagcaaaccaatcaaacaaatagataaaaaaccccaaataaaaccaaaggaaatgaagagttagtattagttgtgaggatagcacagcaggcaaatggctgcttcccacaggatcaccatcaaaagccacatagaacagctgctccaaaatatacccaacaggagaaaaagaaaaagtgatccgtggcaactttgggggcagctccacattcaggtgaaggatgagcacgcaatggtacagatccagcattgcccaccctccaggctgctgtttgctcctgatgaaagctccttgcaggactgtggcccctctcagtgcagtgtcagtcactccaagagctctcagctgagccactggcatttgcagagtgacatccaggcacaatcctactgcctgctgagcatctgtggaagatcctgagcatcttcatgcctaggaccacaaaacagctcaggctttctctgaactgcttttcagggggggtttccatatccccgtgagatctgttcatccctcaacatgtatgacttgatgtacaatgatgcatttgggttccttccttcctcctgtgtgccagtgagaaaccatccatgggaatggaggacattgtgtgcagggcaatgtattcctggcttgccattttgctacactgtcactcagctgaacatggtccttatctaagaaggatttagaacttgcaacaagtgataaattaacctgctccactctccatagcatgggtgtgatgagtgttaaggaaTGCAGCGAGtgcttgccaggatgggagcctgttctttgccagggaggagggagaaaatcttgcttggagtaaataaagcaactctgcttccccaggaagagaagcaattaaatatgtgaatgctgcatgggatgatttgcacaaggattgtctactattcaggaatgttcccaataaaccatgcttctcctgacctttatttttctgggtatCCACCACATGGTAGAAGAgactctcaatgaaaaaaagcaaaacaacttgtggggagacgttttttcctttcttcaggcttcctctttcttttgttccctccagagctctcacttcatttctgctgttgtttggagcacgtgcttccctctttgCTGATgccctgggcttcttttggctctgtgtgtcatggacactcttaattgtggatttttttccccttcatctacttctgacctccagccctgggaacctggagcaagtggaaactacaacttggcaatgtgctgcctgtgcctgaagcaaatgcaaggagaactggggtgtgaaaaataatatttgtttattagagaagaacagcagcaaaaatacagaacatatttacattgtaagaatatttgtaacaacaacaatcgatagaacatatatacataaaaacctatctaacaaaaaatatatgaaacgtatttacagaagacaaaaagccctaaaacctaTATTCTAAAGTCAACATCAAAGTGTAAAACGTATGTACAAAAAGATGGCATCTCTCTCcatgatgtccatcgcacctggaagaaaagaaaatgccatGGTcgctccagtcaggcacagagggctcttggatgtgcccccaggctggcacagctggcccagcagcaggactctgctaccagaactgagcctggctgggtctggcatggagcttgtgtggagcaaaccaggcacaggacaggctgtggatggccaccagaatccaatgccgtgggtacaatgtccctgagcagggagcacccagcccagccccagcctggcagcaggagacccactctgcctgtcctgctgctggcattggtcttcatgccaagatcagggcttcttcctcacctttttaatcaatgtccatgtcctcaatggactcttccatatccaattccatctcctcttccacaaccacctccacctccatctcctccccagtgtcttctccctccgtctccatgtcctcctctctatcaatctctatatccacctccatctcctcttctccatctgggacagcctgcagaggtagcaaaacctcagagtggggtccctgtcccactccatgcccacagagctccagcccacccgggcaggtggggagtgtccacctccatggaatggcaccagacCTTCCCCAGAAcaaaggggagcatcctgcagggctggatgacaaaatccaggcactaaggatctttcaggactgaggaaagctgacaagcagagtgggcaggagcaaggtgcagagcgtgcgaacacagcagccaagggttgtgttgtgccctttgctgggcgctggacgttccagctgcagcgtgggctgtgacatcacagttcccaggctccatctgaattggacactggagaccatggaatgatggagtccctgaacggttgggcttgcaaggggcctgaagaacaacatcttgttcccagctgagcagtcttcccccagagcaggctgctcagagccctgttcccaaggatggggcatgcacagcctctgtgcacagcctgggccagtgccccaccacccccagtggaaaagagcagcttccttagatgcagcttcaatcaaccccctgcagttgaaagccatccccccttgtcctgtcagcacaggccctgttgaacactctgtccccttctttcctgcgggacccttccagtcctgcacagccacagggaggcctcccagtgtctcctctctccaggctgagcatccccagccccacttgcccagcagtctgtcacatcagggcc
Proteins encoded:
- the LOC135306096 gene encoding zinc finger protein 239-like, whose amino-acid sequence is MSLDTEAEQELRMESREDKSPRQNLMAEAILSRSTAQEPNGEEKPRRCRTRRGCKHRSRGSEGERASLGREGGRRWSQSSELVVHKEVPDGEKPHKCLECGRGFQISSNLIQHQRTHTGERPYECDQCRKRFQTSSNLLVHQRTHTEERPFRCPDCGQGFRQSSHLVRHRRIHTGERPHECEECGKSFRESSTLIQHQRTHTGERPYECGECGKRFGHCANLLVHQKIHTGERPYECSECGKGFRISSDLLQHYRIHMEERPFCCPDCGQGFKRNSNLVTHRRIHTGERPYECPQCGKSFSQRSHLTRHQRRHW
- the LOC135306101 gene encoding ribosomal RNA processing protein 1 homolog; the protein is MLFTLLLPTLLFTCPLITHSVLTAPECLDFVIQPCRMLLFVLRKAVPDREEDMEVDTKIDTEEEMEIDGEDPGEGKMDVDVDEEEEMDVDVTEEEEMDVDMEESIEDMDID